The following proteins are co-located in the Apium graveolens cultivar Ventura chromosome 5, ASM990537v1, whole genome shotgun sequence genome:
- the LOC141660971 gene encoding uncharacterized protein LOC141660971, which produces MAMPSSNTTIKMALPSSNNQKTANLVKLEFVALDVSGNNYLSWVLDAELHLSANGLKDTIDPEKIPTVEQNAKAIIFLRHHIHEDLKSEYLTIKNPLTLWNNLKDRFDHQKLVHLPSARYDWINLRLQDFKSVAEYNSALFKISSKLILCGENITDTEMIEKTLSTFHPNTMILAQQYRERSAQLPEVHNTSFLKNERGKGHRGGRGYGRNRGRENFRGRFHNQYHSGHLKWQRDGYNSGHHFF; this is translated from the exons ATGGCTATGCCATCAAGTAATACTACTATAAAGATGGCGCTGCCGTCAAGTAATAATCAAAA GACGGCGAATCTTGTGAAATTAGAGTTTGTTGCCTTGGATGTTTCCGGAAATAATTATTTGTCATGGGTCCTTGATGCGGAATTACACCTTAGTGCTAATGGCCTAAAAGATACTATTGACCCGGAAAAGATCCCAACTGTTGAACAAAATGCAAAAGCGATTATCTTTCTTAGGCATCACATCCACGAAGATCTAAAATCTGAATACCTCACTATCAAAAATCCACTCACCCTTTGGAATAATCTCAAGGATAGATTTGATCACCAAAAACTTGTTCACTTGCCATCTGCCCGATATGACTGGATTAATTTGAGGTTACAAGATTTCAAATCTGTAGCTGAATATAATTCTGCTCTTTTCAAGATAagctcaaaattaattttatgtggTGAAAATATTACTGATACTGAAATGATTGAAAAAACCCTCTCAACCTTTCACCCCAACACTATGATCCTGGCTCAACAATATAGGGAGC GCTCTGCCCAGTTACCTGAAGTACATAACACGTCATTCTTGAAGAATGAACGGGGGAAAGGGCATAGAGGAGGACGGGGTTATGGACGAAACCGTGGACGTGAAAATTTTCGTGGTCGGTTTCACAATCAATATCATTCTGGCCACCTGAAGTGGCAACGTGATGGTTACAACTCTGGCCACCATTTCTTCTAG